From the genome of Pelosinus fermentans DSM 17108:
CGGAAACATCTAAGCCAAAACTCGATATCATCAGTATCCTTTTGTCGACAGCAGGGTTCGGAGGAATCCTTTTTGGATTTAGCAGCGCAGCTGACAAAGGCTGGGGAAGCGTCGTGGTGCTGGGCTGTTTAATTCTCGGTACTATTTGTCTTGTACTCTTCGTCTGGCGTCAGCTTATGTCGAGTGATCCTTTGCTAAATCTACAAGTCTTCAAGAATCGAATGTTTACTATAACGACAATCATTCTTGTTTTGAGCACGATGGTTATGTATGCAGATATAATTTTGCTGCCTATTTACTTGCAGGAAAGCAGAGGATATACAGTCCTTGAAACAGGATTACTGCTATTGCCAGGCGCATTGTTAAGTGCTTTGATGTCACCTATATCTGGTCGCTTATTTGATAAAATCGGAGCAAAGCCGTTAGTCGTCGTAGGGCTGCTCTTTTCTATCACTGCGATAGGGGGATTTACCAATTTGAGCGAGACAACCAGTTATCACTATCTCATGACAAATACTATCATATTACGCATTGGTATGTCTCTCATTACGATGCCTGTTAATACGGGGGGACTGAATGCACTTCCGAAACACCTAACTGCTGACGGTACAGCAGTTAGCAACACGGTTCGACAAGTAGCCGGTTCGGTCGGAACGGCCCTTCCTGTAACGATTATGACAATGAGAACACAAAGTCATGCCGCTGAATTGCTTCAATCTGGCGATATTTTGTCCCAATCTCAGATTATTAGACAAGCTTCAATACTTGGCATAAGTGATGCTTACATTTTTACTGCGGTTATCGTTATTACAGCATTTCTTGTGACTATCTTCATGCCAAACCAAAAGGAATAAGAGAAAAATCACAGAGGAAGTGGGGACTGCCATACTAGCCCAATGAAGGTGCTAACTAAAAAATTAAAATGGCTTTTCATGAATCAATAAAATAGTAAAAGGAAAGGTGATCTGCTTCATGGGTATTTTGGAAGGTAGAACAGCACTAGTGGTCGGAGCCAGTTCCGGCGTGGGTTATGGTTGTGCGTTA
Proteins encoded in this window:
- a CDS encoding DHA2 family efflux MFS transporter permease subunit, translating into MDQSNQQVEKGILLFILILGAFLSLLNQTILNVALPDLMKQFEVSTTTIQWLSTGFMLVNGIIIPATAFFIKRFTTRQLFVSSMVLLLVGTFINATAPNFAFLLTGRLIQAAGAGIIMPLLMVVILAVFPEEGRGAAMGIIGLVMIVAPAIAPTLAGFVIGHFSWRWLFIGMFPLVVIVIALSLRYLVNVSETSKPKLDIISILLSTAGFGGILFGFSSAADKGWGSVVVLGCLILGTICLVLFVWRQLMSSDPLLNLQVFKNRMFTITTIILVLSTMVMYADIILLPIYLQESRGYTVLETGLLLLPGALLSALMSPISGRLFDKIGAKPLVVVGLLFSITAIGGFTNLSETTSYHYLMTNTIILRIGMSLITMPVNTGGLNALPKHLTADGTAVSNTVRQVAGSVGTALPVTIMTMRTQSHAAELLQSGDILSQSQIIRQASILGISDAYIFTAVIVITAFLVTIFMPNQKE